A stretch of Mastacembelus armatus chromosome 1, fMasArm1.2, whole genome shotgun sequence DNA encodes these proteins:
- the gtf3aa gene encoding general transcription factor IIIAa, which produces METKPTPHRLYICSFPSCSKTYNKQWKLDAHLCVHTGVKPYACEHDGCSKSFCSPYHLSRHELTHSRVKPFLCTVDGCTEAFTTNSNRARHVDRIHTQDRKKYVCRFEGCGLEFRKNKQLKSHMCEQHTQLPPYQCTYEGCQMRFAYPSKLKRHEKVHRGYPCTEEGCVFTGKTWTEYLKHRKEQHRVSLRCDQCSKVFRHSWFLDQHRQVHSDTRVVFKCPRDGCDRSFTTTFNLQSHISSFHEGLRPFACTHAGCAKTFSMKQSLQRHSVVHDPERKKLKIPRPRRSLASKLSGYSEAKRVVCKNRRKPESDSVSAHEPTDPPGAVELVSLLQDSSLLCLPAVDTLNLVMP; this is translated from the coding sequence ATGGAAACCAAACCGACGCCGCACAGACTTTACATCTGCTCGTTCCCGAGCTGCTCCAAGACTTATAACAAACAGTGGAAGCTGGACGCGCACCTGTGCGTGCACACGGGGGTGAAGCCGTACGCGTGTGAGCACGACGGCTGCAGTAAGTCGTTCTGTAGCCCCTATCACCTGTCCAGACATGAGCTCACTCACAGCCGAGTGAAGCCTTTTCTCTGCACCGTCGACGGCTGCACCGAGGCCTTCACCACCAACTCGAACCGGGCCAGGCATGTCGACCGTATTCACACTCAGGACCGGAAGAAGTATGTTTGTAGATTTGAGGGCTGCGGGCTCGAGTTCAGGAAGAACAAACAGCTGAAGTCCCACATGTGTGAGCAGCACACTCAGCTGCCCCCCTACCAGTGCACTTACGAAGGCTGCCAGATGAGGTTCGCCTACCCCAGCAAGCTGAAGCGACATGAGAAAGTGCACAGAGGGTATCCCTGCACGGAGGAGGGCTGCGTCTTCACAGGAAAGACCTGGACCGAGTATCTGAAGCACAGGAAGGAGCAGCACCGGGTCAGCCTGAGGTGTGACCAGTGCAGCAAGGTGTTTAGACACTCGTGGTTCTTGGACCAGCATCGGCAAGTCCACTCTGACACGCGGGTGGTCTTCAAGTGCCCACGGGACGGCTGTGACAGGTCCTTCACCACCACCTTCAACCTGCAGAGTCACATCAGCTCCTTCCATGAGGGGCTGCGGCCCTTCGCCTGCACCCACGCAGGCTGTGCGAAGACCTTCAGCATGAAGCAGAGCCTCCAGCGTCACAGCGTAGTCCATGACCCAGAGAGGAAAAAGCTGAAGATACCCAGACCCAGAAGATCCCTTGCTTCCAAGTTGAGCGGTTACAGTGAAGCAAAGAGAGTGGTCTGCAAAAACCGGAGGAAGCCTGAATCGGACAGCGTGTCTGCCCACGAGCCGACAGATCCACCTGGTGCTGTTGAGTTGGTGTCCCTCCTGCAGGACTCGTCCCTGCTGTGCCTCCCCGCTGTGGACACACTGAACCTTGTAATGCCCTGA
- the yju2b gene encoding putative splicing factor YJU2B — translation MGERKGTNKYYPPDFDPAKHGSLNGYHKTHALRERARKLSQGILIIRFEMPYNIWCDGCKNHIGMGVRYNAEKKKVGNYYTTPIYRFRMKCHLCVNYIEMQTDPASCDYVIVSGARRKEERWDMAENEQILTTERTEKEKLETDAMYKLDHSGKDKQKLTKALPSLSEIQDYQSGWKDDFQLNSSLRRKFRTEKKVLAEQEEKDNAVRMRTNLSIPLLPEKEEDKKLAALLTYQAPDSYEDKKHNKRKEISSRSWFNSTSATPGGATGSLLHKLGLQGKEAAVAKALASSHSPLIRKRTGGPGIKSVPCATVTKSDLEVSTCDGEISTITQTKDSSSTVVRPTRSGQDATETNDCAKTTEEVGKGEMKAEDLEKEKEQDRSRAALTSLVADYSDSDSDSGQ, via the exons ATG ggtgaaagaaaaggaacaaaCAAATACTACCCTCCAGATTTTGATCCGGCGAAG CATGGATCCCTCAATGGCTACCATAAAACTCATGCTCTGCGGGAGAGGGCCAGGAAGCTGTCTCAGGGCATCCTCATTATCAG GTTTGAGATGCCCTACAACATCTGGTGTGATGGCTGCAAAAATCACATTGGCATGG GGGTCCGTTACAAtgctgagaaaaagaaagtgggGAATTACTACACCACGCCAATCTACAG GTTTAGGATGAAGTGCCACCTCTGTGTCAACTACATTGAGATGCAGACAGATCCAGCGAGCTGTGACTATGTGATAGTGAGTGGGGCACGCAGGAAGGAGGAGCGATGGGACATGGCTGAAAATGAGCAGATCCTCACCACAG AGCGAACAGAGAAGGAGAAGCTGGAGACTGATGCAATGTACAAGCTGGATCACAGTGGGAAGGACAAGCAGAAGCTTACAAAGGCTCTGCCTTCTCTGTCAGAGATTCAGGACTACCAGTCCGGATGGAAGGACGACTTCCAGCTCAATAGCAGCCTCCGCAGGAAATTCAGG ACAGAGAAGAAAGTTCTGGCTGAGCAAGAGGAGAAAGACAATGCAGTGAGGATGAGGACAAACCTGTCCATCCCACTGCTGCCAGAAAAGGAAGAGGACAAGAAACTGGCAGCACTGCTTACCTACCAGGCACCAGACT CCTATGAGGACAAGAAGCACAACAAACGGAAAGAGATCTCCTCTCGTTCGTGGTTTAACTCCACCTCAGCCACACCTGGAGGTGCTACGGGCAGTTTGCTGCATAAGCTGGGCCTGCAGGGGAAGGAAGCAGCAGTAGCCAAAGCCCTTGCATCCTCACACAGCCCGCTGATCCGCAAACGCACAGGGGGACCGGGAATCAAAAGTGTACCCTGCGCCACCGTCACCAAGTCAGACCTTGAAGTCAGCACATGTGATGGAGAGATTTCAACAATCACTCAGACAAAAGACAGCTCAAGTACAGTTGTCAGACCAACACGATCAGGTCAAGACGCAACAGAGACAAATGACTGTGCTAAAACTACAGAGGAAGTGGGTAAAGGTGAGATGAAGGCAGAGGActtggagaaagagaaggagcagGACAGAAGTAGGGCAGCGCTCACGTCTCTGGTGGCAGACTACAGTGACTCAGATTCAGACTCTGGACAATGA
- the wdr83 gene encoding WD repeat domain-containing protein 83 produces the protein MAFPQPRPQAPQLPQHLLRTIDCQQGAVRAVRFNADGNYLLSCGSDKSLKLWSVSRGTLLKTYSGHGYEVLDADSSYDNSQICSCSSDKTVMLWDVATGQVIRKLRGHAGKINCVQFNEEATVVLSGSIDGTVRCWDTRSRRFEPIQVLDEARDSISSLKVAQHELLAGSVDGRVRRYDLRMGQLHVDFINSPITCVCFSQDGQCTLSSSLDSTVRLLDKSTGEMLGEYTGHKMKGYKLDCCLSIRDTHVLSCSEDGYVYCWDLVEGSLSLKLPVGKAVVQSLSFHPTETCLLTAMEGRVQVWGAEEEEKEEDAMAT, from the exons ATGGCGTTCCCTCAGCCCAGACCCCAGGCTCCTCAGCTTCCCCAGCATCTGCTCAGGACCATAGACTGTCAGCAAGGAGCTGTCAGGGCTGTTCGCTTCAACG CTGATGGGAACTACCTGCTGTCCTGTGGCAGTGACAAATCTCTAAAGCTGTGGAGCGTGAGCCGAGGGACCCTGCTGAAGACATACAGTGGCCACGGATATGAGGTTCTGGATGCAGATAG TTCATATGACAATAGCCAGATTTGCTCCTGCAGTTCTGACAAGACAGTGATGCTGTGGGATGTTGCTACAGGCCAGGTCATACGTAAACTCCGAGGTCACGCTGGG AAAATCAACTGTGTCCAGTTTAATGAGGAAGCAACTGTCGTCTTGTCTG GGTCCATAGATGGGACAGTTCGATGCTGGGACACCAGGTCTAGAAGATTTGAGCCCATCCAGGTTCTTGACGAGGCTCGGGACAGCATCAGCAGCCTTAAGGTGGCACAGCACGAGCTGCTTGCCGG GTCTGTGGATGGCAGAGTGAGGCGCTATGACCTGAGAATGGGACAGCTGCATGTTGACTTCATCAACA GTCCCatcacatgtgtgtgtttcagtcaaGATGGTCAATGCACTCTGAGTTCCAGTCTGGATTCAACAGTCAGGCTACTGGATAAGAGCACTGGGGAAATGCTGGGAGA GTATACAGGACATAAGATGAAGGGGTACAAGCTGGACTGTTGCCTGTCCATTAGAGACACACATGTCCTGAGCTGCTCAGAGGATGGATACGTCTACTGCTGGGACCTGGTGGAA GGCTCTTTGTCATTGAAGCTCCCAGTGGGAAAAGCTGTTGTCCAGTCGCTGTCCTTCCACCCCACAGAGACCTGCCTCCTCACAGCCATGGAGGGACGAGTCCAGGTGTGGGgggcagaagaagaggagaaagaggaagatgcTATGGCCACGTAG
- the wdr83os gene encoding PAT complex subunit Asterix translates to MSVNNMADPRRQNKILRYKPPSTESNPTLEDPTPDYMNLLGMIFSMCGLMLKLKWCAWIAVYCSFISFANSRSSEDTKQMMSSFMLSISAVVMSYLQNPQPMSPPW, encoded by the exons ATGTCGGTCAACAATATGGCAGACCCAAGGCgacaaaataagattttaag ATACAAGCCTCCCAGCACAGAGTCCAACCCCACGCTGGAAGACCCCACGCCTGACTACATGAACCTGCTCGGCATGATCTTCAGCATGTGTGGACTCATGCTGAAG ttGAAGTGGTGTGCCTGGATCGCAGTCTACTGCTCTTTCATCAGCTTTGCAAACTCCAGAAGCTCAGAGGACACTAAGCAGATGATGAGCAGCTTCAT GTTGTCCATCTCAGCAGTTGTGATGTCCTACCTTCAGAATCCACAGCCAATGTCACCGCCATGGTAA